From the genome of Clarias gariepinus isolate MV-2021 ecotype Netherlands chromosome 28, CGAR_prim_01v2, whole genome shotgun sequence, one region includes:
- the stmn1a gene encoding stathmin 1a, whose product MASDKIKVKELDKRASGQAFEVILADPAPEVKPDFPLSPQKKKDWSLDEIKKKLEAAEERRRSHEAEVLKHLAEKHEHAKEVLQKALEENNNFSKMAEEKLNQKMEATKENRTAIMAAMNEKFKEKDKKLEEVRKNKENKEAVI is encoded by the exons ATGGCGTCCGATA AAATTAAAGTAAAGGAGCTGGATAAGCGGGCCTCAGGCCAGGCCTTTGAGGTTATCCTGGCTGATCCTGCCCCTGAGGTGAAACCAGACTTCCCCCTTtctcctcaaaagaaaaaagattggTCACTGGATGAAATCAAGAAGAAACTGGAAGCAGCTGAGGAAAGACGTAGG TCCCATGAAGCTGAAGTTCTGAAGCACTTGGCTGAAAAGCATGAGCATGCAAAAGAGGTGCTCCAAAAGGCTCTGGAGGAGAACAACAATTTCAGCAAGATGGCGGAGGAGAAACTTAACCAGAAGATGGAGGCCACTAAAGAGAACCGTACGGCGATAATGGCAGCCATGAATGAGAAGTTCAAAGAAAAG GATAAGAAGCTGGAAGAAGTCCGTAAGAACAAGGAGAACAAGGAGGCAGTGATTTGA
- the LOC128515551 gene encoding cAMP-dependent protein kinase inhibitor alpha-like — protein MTEVQPVLDFASSGRSGRRNALPDILGSPAGVNPSDLPLKLTELSLTDGPGVVQSPTSEEACLPAESSEGNDKS, from the exons ATGACAGAGGTGCAGCCGGTTTTGGACTTTGCCTCGTCAGGAAGGTCCGGACGACGGAATGCCCTGCCTGACATTTTAGGCTCACCAGCAGGGGTTAACCCATCCGACCTCCCGCTGAAATTGACAGAGCTGTCTCTCACGG ATGGTCCAGGAGTAGTTCAGTCCCCGACATCAGAAGAGGCCTGCCTGCCTGCAGAGAGCTCTGAGGGGAATGACAAATCCTAA